In Isoptericola jiangsuensis, the following proteins share a genomic window:
- the uraH gene encoding hydroxyisourate hydrolase — translation MTHLTTHVLDAATGVPATGVAVELTDAEDTLVAAAVTDADGRAALGPERLAPGRYALTFGTAAYFARSGVETFYPEVTVTFEVTVAGADRHLHVPLLLSPFAYSTYRGS, via the coding sequence GTGACCCACCTGACCACCCACGTGCTGGACGCCGCGACCGGCGTCCCCGCCACCGGCGTCGCCGTCGAGCTGACCGACGCCGAGGACACGCTCGTCGCCGCGGCCGTCACCGACGCCGACGGCCGCGCCGCGCTCGGCCCCGAGCGGCTGGCGCCCGGCCGGTACGCCCTGACGTTCGGGACCGCCGCGTACTTCGCCCGCAGCGGCGTGGAGACCTTCTACCCGGAGGTGACGGTGACGTTCGAGGTCACCGTCGCCGGTGCCGACCGGCACCTGCACGTGCCGCTGCTGCTGAGCCCGTTCGCCTACTCGACCTACCGCGGGAGCTGA